ACCTCGGAACACAGCGGAGAACAGCGGAAACCGTGGTGTTGCGACGAGCAGAGCGAGTCCGTGGTATCCCGTATCGGCCGACTCTGCTCTCGCCGTTGCGTTCGACCGAATCCCCGTCCCCTAGTCATCTACCTGTCTTTCCTTTCAGTTGGTCACGTTGCAGACCAACCTTACAGATAATCGACGTTCGACTACATGCCACTCTCTTAATCGAACGCCTGACCGTCTTGATTACCGTACCGCCGCTTCCGGCGGATTCGCGAAACAGCGGAAACGATGGGGTAGCCCGACGAATCCGAATTCGGGCCGACGAACTCCGGTGCACCAGCCAACGGGAATTTCGCCAACCGGGCCTCGTTGGGGCTATTCGCTCCTCTCCAAACAGCGGAAACGGCGGGGTTGGGTGGAAGGGGGATCCGACTCGGCTGTCCTGGTCGTCATCGTACGAACCATCATCGGCACGGCCCGGCCGGGTTCGAGGTTGGCGATTCGATTCCGTTCTCGCCGCCGGTCGTCCGTCCAGCATTATCTCCTCGTGGGTACACTCGCCGCCCCGATCAGTTCCACCGTCACTGCCTCGTCGGGTTCGGTTTCGGTGATGAGAGACCGCATCGGTTCTTCGTGGGAGCGGCCCTGTCGGTCGCCGATGCCCCCGATGACGTCCCCTGCGCAACGGTCCACGAGACGTTAGACTTTGAGACGGGAGAGGTGGTCCGGAGGTTGTGATAGGAGGGCGGTACTCGCCGTTCGCCACGAAATCCGGCACTCACACCGGCCGACGGGATTCACACCACTGCCGGCAATATCGTCACCGCCAGCACCAGCAGAATGCCGGTCGTCACGATCACGAACACCGCGTCCAGCACCGACCCGGCCCGGAGCATCTGGCCGCGCGTCACCTCGCCTGTCCCGAAGACGATGGCGTTGGGGGGCGTCGCGACCGGAAGCGCGAACCCGTAGCTCGCGGCCACCGCGCTCGCGACCGGGAGCAGCACGGCGGCCTCGACGCCAGCACCGCCGATACCGATGAATCCGCCGCCGCCCGAACCACCGCCACCGCCGACGGTCCCGAACTCCCGACCGACCTCGATCAACACCGGCGCGAGGACGGCCGCGGTCGCGGTGTTCGACGCGAGTTCGCTCAGGGCCACCGTCAGCGCGACGAGCGCGACAAGGAGGACCGCCAGCGGCGCGTCCCCGAGCGCGACCAGCACTCGACCGGCCAGCCACTCGGTCGCGCCGGTGTCAGAGAGCGCGTCCGCGAGGGTGAGTCCCCCGCCGAACAGCAGCAGCGTCCCCCAGTCGATGCCCTCGACGTCCTCCCATTCGACGCCCTCGGCGAGGAAGAGGACCGGAATCGCCGCGAGGCCGACCACGACGAAGTAGAGCAGACCCTGATACCCCGGCTCGCCGCCCGCGGCGACTCCCTCGCCGAGGACCCACGCGCCCTCGCCGCCGAACAGCGTCGTCTGCCACTCCGGTGGCAGGAGCTCGGCGAAGACGAACTCCAGCCCGCCCAGCAGCCAGAGGATAGCGACCGCGACGAAGACGACGGCGACGCGCCTGGCCGGCCGGTCGAGCGGTCCCGACGCGGCCGACGACCGGCGCGCACTGGCCCGGGCGCCCGAGACGTCGACCGGCTCCGGCGGGTAGAGCCGGACGAGCAGGTACCACGCCAGCGGGAGGGTCGCCGCGACCGTCGGCAGACCGACGGCCAGCCAGTCGGCGAAGCTCACCTCGTAGCCGGCGTCGGCGAGCTGGGCCACGACGATGGCGTTCGGCGGCGTCCCGATGAGGGTGCCGATGCCGCCGATGCTGCCCGCGTAGGCCACGCCCAGCAGGGTCGCCGCGTGGAGGTTCTCGACCGACCGGTCGGCCGCGGCGTCGATCTGGCGGACGACCCCGACCGCGATGGGTGCCATCAGCGCCACCGTCGCGGTGTTCGAGATCAGCATCGAGAGCACCGCCGTGGCCACCATCACCCCGAGCACCACCCGACGGGGCGTCGTCCCCACGCGGCCGAGCAACCGGAGCGCGACGCGCCGGTCGAGCCCGTGCTTCTGGAGCGCGGCCGCGAGGACGAACGTC
This region of Halorussus rarus genomic DNA includes:
- a CDS encoding SLC13 family permease translates to MRKVPRPESWLVVLGVTVATLAVAALPTPAGLPVAGQRALATATFAAGLWITGAFPLAVTALTVPFWLVVLGVYPTLSQALTGFADPIVFLFLSTFVLAAALQKHGLDRRVALRLLGRVGTTPRRVVLGVMVATAVLSMLISNTATVALMAPIAVGVVRQIDAAADRSVENLHAATLLGVAYAGSIGGIGTLIGTPPNAIVVAQLADAGYEVSFADWLAVGLPTVAATLPLAWYLLVRLYPPEPVDVSGARASARRSSAASGPLDRPARRVAVVFVAVAILWLLGGLEFVFAELLPPEWQTTLFGGEGAWVLGEGVAAGGEPGYQGLLYFVVVGLAAIPVLFLAEGVEWEDVEGIDWGTLLLFGGGLTLADALSDTGATEWLAGRVLVALGDAPLAVLLVALVALTVALSELASNTATAAVLAPVLIEVGREFGTVGGGGGSGGGGFIGIGGAGVEAAVLLPVASAVAASYGFALPVATPPNAIVFGTGEVTRGQMLRAGSVLDAVFVIVTTGILLVLAVTILPAVV